The Triticum aestivum cultivar Chinese Spring chromosome 7B, IWGSC CS RefSeq v2.1, whole genome shotgun sequence genome window below encodes:
- the LOC123160296 gene encoding cystathionine beta-lyase, chloroplastic yields MAAAATPAARLFLLHSSPPSSLPCPNPSPSSAQTPRLAYPRLALSHRMAAAPAAIAGPSGDSERDLSASAVSVDAHGAVEPSGDGLERKEPSVATILTSFENSFDKYGALSTPLYQTATFKQPSATVNGPYDYTRSGNPTRDVLQSLMAKLEKADQAFCFTSGMASLAAVTHLLQAGQEIVAGEDIYGGSDRLLSQVVPRNGIVVKRVDTTKINDVTAAIGPLTRLVWLESPTNPRQQITDIKKISEIAHSHGALVLVDNSIMSPVLSRPIELGADIVMHSATKFIAGHSDLMAGILAVKGESLAKEIAFLQNAEGSGLAPFDCWLCLRGIKTMALRVEKQQDNAQKIAEFLASHPRVKQVNYAGLPDHPGRSLHYSQAKGAGSVLSFLTGSLSLSKHVVETTKYFNVTVSFGSVKSLISLPCFMSHASIPSSVREERGLTDDLIRISVGIEDVDDLIADLDYALRSGPA; encoded by the exons atggccgccgccgccacccctgccGCCCGCCTCTTTCTCCTCCACTCCAGCCCGCCCTCCTCCCTCCCGTgcccaaaccctagccccagcTCCGCCCAGACGCCCCGCCTCGCCTACCCGCGCCTCGCGCTCTCCCACCGCATGGCGGCGGCCCCGGCGGCGATCGCCGGGCCCTCCGGCGACTCCGAGCGCGACCTGAGCGCGTCCGCGGTCTCGGTGGATGCGCATGGGGCCGTCGAGCCCTCGGGCGATG GTTTGGAGAGGAAGGAGCCGAGCGTGGCCACGATACTGACCAGCTTCGAGAACTCGTTCGACAAGTATGGGGCTCTCAGCACGCCTCTGTACCAGACGGCCACCTTCAAGCAG CCTTCAGCAACAGTTAATGGACCTTATGATTATACTAGAAGTGGCAACCCTACTCGTGATGTTCTCCAGAG CCTTATGGCTAAGCTCGAGAAGGCAGACCAAGCATTCTGCTTCACTAGTGGGATGGCATCACTGGCTGCAGTAACACACCTCCTTCAGGCTG GACAAGAAATAGTTGCTGGAGAGGACATATATGGTGGCTCTGATCGTCTGCTCTCACAAGTTGTCCCAAGAAATGGAATTGTAGTAAA ACGGGTCGATACAACTAAAATTAACGACGTGACTGCTGCAATCGGACCCTTGACTAGACTAGTTTGGCTTGAAAGTCCCACCAATCCTCGTCAACAAATTACTGATATaaag AAAATCTCAGAGATAGCTCATTCTCATGGCGCTCTTGTTTTGGTGGACAACAGTATCATGTCTCCAGTGCTATCCCGGCCTATAGAACTTGGAGCAG ATATTGTGATGCACTCAGCTACCAAATTTATAGCTGGACACAGTGATCTTATGGCTGGAATTCTTGCTGTAAAGGGTGAAAG CCTGGCTAAGGAGATCGCGTTTCTACAAAACGCTGAAGGTTCAGGCTTGGCACCTTTTGATTGCTGGCTTTGCTTGAGAGGGATCAAAACCATGGCCTTACGGGTGGAAAAGCAACAG GATAATGCCCAGAAGATTGCTGAATTCTTAGCTTCTCATCCAAGGGTCAAGCAAGTGAATTATGCTGGACTTCCTGATCATCCTGGCCGGTCTTTACACTACTCGCAG GCAAAGGGAGCAGGCTCTGTTCTAAGTTTCCTAACTGGTTCATTGTCTCTCTCGAAGCATGTTGTCGAGACAACCAAGTACTTCAACGTAACAGTTAGCTTCG GAAGTGTGAAGTCACTCATAAGCTTGCCCTGCTTCATGTCGCATGCGAGCATCCCTTCCTCGGTGCGAGAGGAGCGTGGGTTGACTGATGATCTAATACGGATATCGGTGGGCATTGAGGACGTGGATGACCTCATAGCTGATCTTGATTACGCGCTCAGGTCCGGTCCAGCATAG